The genomic stretch GGAGTGCACACACATTCGCTCTCCCCTCCTGGGTGTGCGATCCTGAGGCTGTGCGCATGGTAcactggcccctgcagctgccctggccggccctccaggctccctggtggCCTCCCACAGACACTTGGCACCCCAGAGAACAAGGCAGGTGAATTttctccaagtccctgggcctaaACCCTGGAGctgttttgttctgttctgttctgttttattttatttttattttgaagcagggagagagagaaagtcttccatccactggctcactccccagttggccagtggtcagagctgcaccaatccaaggtcaggagcttcttcccggtctcccatgtgggtgcagggccccaaggacttgggccaccttctactgctttcccaggccatagcagagagctgggtaggaagtggagcagccaggactctaacaggcgcccatatgggatgccagcactgcaggcagtggctttacccgctatgccacagtgccggccccttattttatttttattttggagcaggaagagagagaatgcccccatctgccaggcctgggccggcagaagctgggagccagaaccaggaactggggatgccatcctggtctcccatgagtggcTAGAACCAGCCACCTGAGCTCTCCCTGCATCCCCGAGGGTCTGAgttggcgggaagctggagcaggCAGTGGAGCCCAGGCATGTGGTGCAGCTGTCCTACGTGCCAGGCCCAACGCCACGCTGTGGAGTTGGTTTCGATGGGTTCAGAGACACGGCAGGACGGTGCTTCCCCCGCACCTGTGTGTTCTCGGAACAGTCCTCCCCTCGCCCCCGTGACTCATCCCCTCAGGTCCATGGGGAGGTGGTCGGCGTGAAGACCCCCAGCCCCCCTCCTGGGGGCCGGGGCCTGGACTCTGCATTTCCACCAAGCGCTCAGGCCTCCACTGATGCGCGAGAATCAGGCTGCCTTGGGGTGCTGTGAGCCTCCGCTGTGTCCACGCCTTCCTCCGCTTCACAGAGCCAGGGACTCCGTGGTTTTGTAACAGGGCGTAATGGGGTGCGGGAGACTGAGCCGTGAGCCCCACCAGTCACAGCCGTTAGGGGGCGTGGTCTTCATTACCCTTAATGAACCTCGGGGGTCTCAGCATCTCCAGCAAAACAGTGTCGTGCCATTACTGGGGGCAGGCAGAACGAGCGGTGAGCTCCACCGTGTTTAGCCGTCAGTTCTCCTGCATGTTTATCAAGAAACCGCACTGAGGTCTGAGATGTATGGAAACACAgcctgggggccggcattgtggccagcaggtcaagccaccacctggggcGCCAGCGTCCCACATGACAGCCagctggagtccaggctgctccgtttcctaggcagctccctattaatgtgcctggaaaagcagcagaagacggcccctgccacccacgtgggagacccggatggagttccaggctcccggcttcagtctggcccagccccggccattgcaggcattaggggagaaaaccagtggatggaagattctctctctctctctctctctcccctctctttctctgcctttcaaataaaaaaattataaaacatcatgCTGATGCTGCACCCGTAACCAGCTTAGGCATCTGTTGACTCCTGAGCCCCGACCTCCGACTCCCCGCCATGCGCTCCCGAGCGACGCCCCCTCCTGACCTCCAGAGCCGTGAGCTGCCCTCGGACGGCGGTTCTCCGGATGTGTCTGCTACCTCCTCGTCCATCGACAGACTGAGTTGTCTCCTCCCTTTACCCCCAACCTCGTCCTTGTGATTTCAGTTTGGCACCACTGACAAGGCCTGGACTTTCAGGAGCCGTTCAAGATCTGGGAACTCACTTCTGGAGGAGACACGAAAGACAAACTGCGCTCCCGGCCGACTCAGCAAGAACGCCCAGGGTGTGGACCCTTCGCTGAAGGGGACAGGGCCGAACTTGGGACCACCCAGCAGCTATGCCAGCTGGAGGCCAGACACAAACGTGTAGGGACCTCCAGAGCAGCCATCTCCAGGCCGGAGACAGCTGCACTGCCCATGTGCCTCGGTGACCTGACCCCGGCGCGTCCTTGCGGAAGCTGAGCACACGGGCTGATGTGTGTGCTCCCAGGTGGGCGGGAGCTTCCCTCACACGTAGTTTTGAAGCAGGACAGAAACAAGACTCAcgtggggtcagcattgtggcataatgggttgggCTActgtttgcagtgccggcatcccatacgggcgcctgttcaagtcccagctgctccacttccaacccagctccctgctaatgctcctgggaaagcagcagaagatggcccaagtgcctgggcccctgcacccgcgtgggagacgctGAGGAAGCTCCTTgagcagccccagccatggcagctcTTTGATTCTTTGATTTGGCAGCATActgcagcagatgcaagatctctctctccctctatctctgcctttcaaataaataaacaaatctttttttttttttttaagagttctagcaagtgagggagagagagagagagagagatcttctatcactggttcactccccagatggccacaacagccagggccaggagctgaagccaggagccgggagcgtcatccgggtctcccacgtgggtgcaggggcccaagcactgggccactttctgttgctttcccaggccacagcagaggtggatgggaagtggtggatgggatgccggtgccgcaggtggaggcttaacccgctacaccacagcaccagcccagatttTACTGTAATTCTGAGGTGTGTGCAAGTATTTGTTCACAGGAAAGTCTGTTTGATGACACATTAATATTCAAAATGCAGCCTTTTCTTATCGTGTGTCTGGCTGAGAAACACCTGTGACTCAAACTTCCATCATGAGCCAGAGGACAGACTCTCCACCTGTCCTGtgtccctctcccctcctgtcccctcccaccaCCTACTGGGATTGCAAGCGCGCAATGGTGGCTCAGCTCAGACAAAGACAGATTCAGGCCGGTCAATAAGGACtcgctggggcaggcattgtggctgaGTAGATTAAGCCGCTCCTtgagatgccttcatcccatactggagtgcctggttcgagtcccagctcctctgcttccaatcctacttcctgccagtgcctcctaggaggcagcacatgatggtccAAGAGCTCGGGTTCCTGCCGACCaggcaggagacccggatggagttccaggctcccggcttcagcctggctcagcccaggctcttccaaacatttgggggagtggacccgtgcatggaaggtatctctcgcactcactcactctcattctgacttacaaatagagaaaaacataataataaacattaagaaaaaggACTTCCCGAGGAATAGTCATTCCTCATAGGAATGGGCTGCAAAGTTCTTATatctttatttaattaaaaacaacaaacaggggctggcactgtggtgtagctggtaaagccgttccttgcaatgccggcatcccatacgggcaccggtttgagtcccggctgcccaacttccaatccagctctctgccatggcctggggaagcagtggaagatgcccaagtccttgggtccctgcacccacgtgggagacccggaagaagctcctggctcctggtttcagatcggtgcagctccagccattgtggccatctggggagtgaaccagcagatggaagacacctctctctctctctccttgcctctctgtaactctagttttcaaataaataaataaatctttaaaaaaaaaacatgcaaacaaaGCAACAGGAACTAAATGGCCAAGCTGTGGCCATTATTTGAAACCAAGTCTCTTCCGCAATGAGCCAGACTCCAGTGGATGAACGGGGTCTTCTGGGACCCCAGAGACTGCCTCAGAAAAGTGAAGGAGACATTCGGGTTCCAGGGAGCGTGTCAGAAATGCGGTATCGTGTCCCACGGCCAGGACACGGCAAGCGACCAACCCCTCATGTCAGGAGCAGCAGAGGAAGGGTCTGCAGTCACATCTGGATCAGTGTCACATCTCAAACTACGTGATGATCACCTGATAGGAATCTAGCTACAAGCAAAACTACTTGTGACGCGTTCCTGTTGGCCACAGCAGGGCCCATTCCCTAGCACCTAAGGCTGCTCAACACTTATTCTGCAGGCAAAGGCACCTATCCCTGGCCCACTGCTCCCCTGGCTCTCAGGGAAGGACGACTGCTGGCCCTTTCCATTCGTATGTGCTGAGGCAGCCAGGGGCAAGCGTGCCTCACTTCTAGGGCTTGGGGCTGAAAGGTAGGAAACAGGGCACCTCCCCCAGGGCTGCGGCGCCCATGTCAGGCATACTCTCCCCAGAACTCCGGGGAACGCTGCTCCAGGTTCCAATGGCACAGGGAGCCTGAAATGGGGTGGCGAATTCGAAACTTGGGAGGgagttctgcctctctgcctcccttctggCCCAGGGAGCGTAAGAGACAATGGTGAGGCCCCTCATCAGCAGAGCCTTGTGTGCAGGGACCAGCTCGGCATTACTCCCTGCTGAGGTTTCTAGAATGCTCAGCTTCCActggtgcagctcctgctcctcGGGGGCATCCTGGAGTCTCACCACCCACACCTCGTCAGGCTCCAGCAGGAGCTTCCAGCGCAGGCCCGGGGCCCTCAGGACCCAGCCCGCCGTCATCTTTCGGAGATAGACCGCATCATAGCGGCCCACCAGGGAGACGACCTGCAGGTCCAGTAACCAGGCCTCAAGCCTGGCAGAGTCCATGGGCCAGATGGTGCCCAGCTCCAACAACATGGGCTCCCCTGGGGGCAAGTCCACGTTGAGAACACCCTGCCatggaggagggaggctgggccagTGTGAGCAGGAGGGAATGTCCTCGAACCTCCAGGGAAGGACCTGGGTCCAGTCAGAGTCCTCAGGACCCAGGCACAGGGACACTGCGTCCTGGGGATCCAGCTCGGTGGGGACAAAGTGGTGGTTCAGGCTCACCGCTTCTGAGGCTGCCGGGGCGGATGCCAGGGCCTCGGCCACCCAGCCCGCGGAGCtcccctgcccaggctgcccttggccctgcccccagctcggcCCCGCCCCTGGCGCCCCCTCCTGCTCAGGCTCTGCCTCAGTGAGGTCCATGGGCTCCGCGTCCCAGGCGTCCTCGTCCCAGTCCTCCAGCTCCAGCGCGTCTTTCAGGTCCAGGAAGGCAGCCTTGAAGCAGGCAAAGCAGGTCCTCAGCTGGTCCCCATGCTGAAGCTGATACAGCCAGGACGCGTAGAGGTGGGACAGGCCTTCTCCAGCGTAGCGCGTGCTGACCGGGGGGCACATGGCCACGCTGCCTCCTGTGGGGTGGACGGCAGGGCAGGATGTGCGGGGGGATCTCAGGTGGTCTGGCCCGAGGTACTGGGCGCAGGGAGATGCAGGGAGATAAGgacgaggagggggaggagggggaggaggaggaggggaaggagggggagggggagggggagggggaggaggaggaggagaggaggagggggaaggaagaggaggagggggaggaggagggggaggaggggggagggggaggaggggaggaggaggaggaggggaggaggaggaggaggggaggaggaggaagaggaggggaggaggagggagaaggaagaggaggaggaggaagaggagaacgaggaggaagaggagaacgaggaggaagaggaggagggggacgaggagggagggggagggggaggaggagaaggaagaggaggaggaggaagaggagaacgaggaggaagaggagaacgaggaggaagaggagaacgaggaggaagaggaggagggggacgaggagggagggggagggggaggaggagaaggaagaggaggaggaggaagaggagaacgaggaggaagaggagaacgaggaggaagaggagaacgaggaggaagaggaggagggggacgaggaggaagaggaggaggggaagaggaggaagaggaggaggggacgaggaggaagaggaggaggggaagaggaggaagaggaggaggggaagaggaggaagaggaggaggggacgaggaggaagagggggaggagaagcaggaggagggggaggaagaggaggaagaggaggaagaggaggagggaagaggaggaagaggaggaggggacgaggaggaagaggaggaggggaagaggaggaagaggaggaggggacgaggaggaagaggaggagggggacgaggaggaagaggaggaggggacgaggaggaagagggggaggagaagcaggaggagggggaggggagggggagggagcttCCTGTTTGGGGCTGGGTTGGCGGGGGTGCAGGACCGGGCAGGTTCCGCGGGGACCTGTGCAGGCTGGGAGTTTGAGTTTCCGGGAGCTTCTCCAGTCTGAGGAGCTGGAGGCCAAGGCAGTGCGGTTGGCGCCCCCGGGCGGGGTGGGAGCCGCCACACCGGGTGGCCCGGGCCTCAGCTGAGCTGCAGCAGCTCCCCCATCACGCCCCAACCCCCAGTCCTGGGACCCAGCAGCCTGGCAGTCTCTCCGGACAGAACCGGCCACAACCTGGCGGAAGCTGACGGAATCTGGCGGAACCTGAGAGAACCTGGCGGAAGCTGATGGAACCTGAGAGAACCTGAGAGAACCTGACGGAACCTGACGGAATCTGACGGAACCTGACAGAATCTGACGGAACCTGGCGGAACCTGGCGGAAGCTGACGGAACCTGACGGAACCTGACAGAACCTGACGGAACCTGACAGAACCTGGCGGAACCTGACAGAACCTGACGGAACCTGACAGAACCTGGCGGAAGCTGACGGAATCTGGCGGAACCTGAGAGAACCTGGCGGAAGCTGACGGAACCTGACAGAACCTGACAGAACCTGACGGAACCTGACAGAACCTGGCGGAACCTGACGGAACCTGACAGAACCTGACAGAACCTGGCGGAAGCTGGCGGAAGCCGACGGAAGCTGGCGGAGCCCTCTAAGGAAACCTCGTCCCAGGACCTCCCTCACCCAAGCTGACCCATGACCCCACCATGACCCAGGTGGTCACTCGAGTCCATCTGTCGGCCCAACGCCGGACCAGGCCCAGAAACCCCCCTCAGGAGAGACCCTCACCCGTGCCGCCGCTTCCGCTCCTGTGGGCGCCCTGGGGGGAGCAGACGGAGCCCCGGGTATATAAAGGACCACCTCCCATGATGCTCTGGGCTCATCTGCATATCTCCCATGAGCCTCCGCCTCCAGGAAATGAAAGCGCCGCGTCACCGCGCGGCTCCTCCGGGGCAGGAGGTGGGCCCAGGCCACGCCACACCAGGGGGTGGGGAGcgccgaccccgaccccgaccggacccggaccccgaccccgaccccgacctggaccccgaccccgaccccgaccccgaccccgaccccgacccggACCCCGATCCCGACCCGGACCCCGACCCGGACCCCGACCTGACCCCGACCCGGACCCCGATCCCGACCCGGACCCGGCCCCGACCCCGACCTCGACCGGACCCGGACCCGGACCCCGACCCGACctcgaccccgaccccgaccggACCCGGACCCCGACCCGACCCCGACTCCGACCCCGACCGGACCCGGACCCCGAcctgaccccgaccccgaccccgaccccgacctgACCCCGACCCGGACCCCGATCCCGACCCGGACCCGGCCCCGACCCCGACCTCGACCCCGACCCGGACCCCGATCCCTACCCGACCCCGACCCCAACCGGACCCGGACCCGACCTGACCCCAACCCCGACCTCGACCCCACCCCAACCCCGACCCGGACCCGGACCCCGACCCGACCCCACCCCAACCCCGACCCGGACCcggccccgaccccgaccccgacctgacccggaccccgaccccgaccccgacctggaccccgaccccgaccccgaccccgacccggACCCCGATCCCGACCCGGACCCCGACCCGGACCCAGACccggaccccgaccccgaccccgaccccgaccggACCCGGACCCCGACCCGACCTCGACCGGACccggaccccgaccccgaccccgaccccgaccccgaccggACCCCGACTCCGACCCGACCTCCAccggaccccgaccccgaccccgaccggacccggaccccgaccccgacccggACTctgaccccgaccccgaccccgacccgaCCTGACCCCGACCCGACCTCAACCCCGACCCCGACccggaccccgaccccgacctGGACCCCGACCCGACCTGACCCCAACCCCGACCCGGACCCCGATCCCGACCCGGACCCCGACCCGGACCCCGAcctgaccccgaccccgaccccgaccccgacctgACCCCGACCCGACCTCGACCGGACCCGGACCCCGACCTGACCCCGACCCGGACCCCGATCCCGACCCGGACCcggccccgaccccgaccccgacctggaccccgaccccgaccccgacccaaccccaccccaaccccgACCCGGACCCGGACCCCGACCCGGACCCCGACCcaaccccaccccaaccccgACCCGGACCCCGATCCCGACccggaccccgaccccgacctCGACCCGAcctgaccccgaccccgacccagACCCCGACCcagaccccgaccccgacccggaccccgaccccgacctCGACCCGAcctgaccccgaccccgaccccgaccccgaccccgtcCCTGGCTCCGCAGGGAGACGGCAGCCACGCGGATTGGGCTCCCGGGCTCCCTGGTTTCACTTTGTTTAAAAGCCCGTAGGGGCGGCCGATGGATCGATCCTCCCTGTATCGATCTCTTCCTGTATCGCTCTCTTCCTGTATGGATCCTCCCTGTATCGCTCTCTTCCTGTAtcgctctctcttcctgtatTGATCCTCCCTGTATCGATCTCTTCCTGTATCGATCTCTCTTCCTGTATCGATCTCTTCCTGTATCGATCTCTTCCTGTATCGCTCTCTTCCTGTATCGATCTCTTCCTGTATCGATCTCTTCCTGTATCGATCTCTCTTCCTGTATTGATCCTCCCTGTATCGATCTCTTCCTGTATCGATCTCTCTTCCTGTATCGATCTCTCTTCCTGTATCGCTCTCTTCC from Lepus europaeus isolate LE1 chromosome 18, mLepTim1.pri, whole genome shotgun sequence encodes the following:
- the TEX19 gene encoding testis-expressed protein 19, which encodes MCPPVSTRYAGEGLSHLYASWLYQLQHGDQLRTCFACFKAAFLDLKDALELEDWDEDAWDAEPMDLTEAEPEQEGAPGAGPSWGQGQGQPGQGSSAGWVAEALASAPAASEAVSLNHHFVPTELDPQDAVSLCLGPEDSDWTQVLPWRFEDIPSCSHWPSLPPPWQGVLNVDLPPGEPMLLELGTIWPMDSARLEAWLLDLQVVSLVGRYDAVYLRKMTAGWVLRAPGLRWKLLLEPDEVWVVRLQDAPEEQELHQWKLSILETSAGSNAELVPAHKALLMRGLTIVSYAPWARREAERQNSLPSFEFATPFQAPCAIGTWSSVPRSSGESMPDMGAAALGEVPCFLPFSPKP